One genomic segment of Plasmodium vivax chromosome 9, whole genome shotgun sequence includes these proteins:
- a CDS encoding AAA family ATPase, putative (encoded by transcript PVX_092575A): MNLHKEKRIPLCCEICLKDEKDVSDEVIKTAAHKWLFSLGITITLGRHDPKKINCEKLNNSCDYIVIEPAVPIKIVKESNEHFESFENYGNYGNHQNGMYKKFSTTHYSVYELNSCYDSDAHLANAPNCGLPGWENSHPTEGPRKEDASTKNTTLLRNPNCDGTNTTTHWGEQKGEYLLNGHSNIPLIGPLAVPQTATHASTQYNEIQNKENLKPGSKLLFTIPMIGEKSASSMEEDPVILPNFCCIVHVVTYYKNDELVEEQFNEASENEGRSDQDGENTDEEKKKAGKRVPIFSQYILPHLRFHKLWDSLYYEENIKRDLLEYVSALMLFATKKIDRNLINYNHLVLLYGPPGTGKTSLCKALANKICIRLSNIYATGVLIELNTHTLFSKWFSESGKQVLKLFNKIKRIIEDYGENDIFICLLIDEVESLSADRRRSMDSTEPSDTIRVVNTLLTQIDSLKYYHNTLLLTTSNLSEMIDDAFIDRVDLKQFIGLPNEECRYEIYKDCIDELMEKGIIHFSSKVPNYERVKKLLKNGAGKETEEYIYGTELMKCARMSNGFSGRCLRRVPFQAYAYFCQATLRFYNSTNNNDQKVLISLVDFLMALQRAIQKEVLNKSKLLDQKK, from the exons ATGAACCTGCACAAGGAGAAGCGAATCCCCCTGTGCTGcgaaatttgtttaaaagaCGAAAAGGACGTATCTGACGAAGTAATAAAGACGGCAGCCCACAAGTGGCTGTTCTCCCTAGGAATAACCATAACGTTAGGGCGGCAcgatccaaaaaaaataaactgtgAGAAGTTGAACAACTCCTGCGACTATATAGTTATTGAGCCAGCTGTGCCAATCAAAATAGTGAAGGAGAGCAACGAACATTTCGAAAGTTTCGAAAATTACGGAAATTACGGAAATCACCAAAATggaatgtataaaaaattcagcaCTACGCATTACTCCGTTTATGAGCTGAACTCATGTTACGATTCGGACGCCCACCTAGCTAATGCGCCCAATTGTGGTTTACCCGGTTGGGAGAATTCCCATCCCACGGAAGGGCCAAGAAAAGAAGATGCGTCAACGAAAAACACAACCCTTTTGCGGAACCCCAATTGTGATGGGACAAATACGACTACCCAttggggggaacaaaaaggagagtacCTGCTCAATGGGCACAGCAACATCCCCCTAATTGGCCCTCTTGCCGTTCCACAAACTGCTACACATGCATCTACCCAATATAACGAAATACAGAATAAAGAAAACTTAAAACCGGGATCAAAACTACTATTTACGATCCCCATGATAGGTGAAAAATCGGCATCGTCCATGGAGGAAGATCCAGTAATATTGCCAAACTTCTGTTGCATTGTACATGTAGTTACGTACTACAAAAATGACGAGTTGGTGGAGGAACAATTTAACGAAGCAAGTGAAAATGAAGGACGTTCAGATCAAGACGGGGAAAATACTGacgaagagaaaaagaaagctGGCAAGCgagtgcccattttttcacaatacATTTTACCACACTTACGGTTTCATAAATTATGGGACAGTCTATATTatgaggaaaatataaaaagagaTTTACTCGAATATGTTTCTGCTTTAATGCTCTTTGctaccaaaaaaattgatcgcaatttaattaattataatcaCCTTGTGTTGTTGTATGGGCCTCCAGGAACGGGGAAAACTTCCCTCTGTAAAGCTCTGGCCAACAAGATTTGCATTCGCCTgtcaaatatatatgcgaCAG GCGTTCTCATTGAGCTGAACACCCACACGTTGTTCTCCAAATGGTTTAGCGAATCGGGGAAGCAAGTGCTGAAGTTATTTAACAAGATTAAAAGGATAATCGAGGACTACGGCgaaaatgatattttcatCTGCCTCTTGATAGACGAGGTGGAAAGTTTGTCTGCAGACAGGAGGCGGTCCATGGACAGCACGGAGCCCTCGGACACTATACGAGTCGTCAACACGCTGCTAACTCAAATCGACTCCCTTAAATATTACCACAACACGTTGTTGCTCACCACGTCGAACCTTTCCG AAATGATCGACGACGCCTTCATCGACAGGGTAGACCTAAAGCAGTTCATCGGGTTGCCAAACGAAGAATGCAGATACGAGATTTACAAGGACTGCATCGACGAATTG ATGGAGAAGGGGATAATTCACTTTTCCTCGAAGGTTCCAAATTATGAGCGAGTTAAGAAGTTGCTCAAG AACGGAGCGGGGAAGGAGACGGAGGAATACAT CTACGGAACCGAACTGATGAAGTGCGCCAGGATGAGCAACGGCTTCAGTGGCCGCTGCTTGAGGAGAGTTCCCTTCCAAGCATACGCCTACTTCTGCCAAGCG ACCCTACGCTTTTACAATTCGACAAATAATAACGATCAGAAGGTTTTAATTTCTCTGGTGGATTTTCTGATGGCCCTTCAGAGGGCCATTCAAAAGGAGGTTctaaataaaagtaaattgCTGGACCAAAAGAAGTAG
- a CDS encoding adrenodoxin reductase, putative (encoded by transcript PVX_092585A), whose product MNWRNFLCSPAQRTRARGWHLGGKLPFTGKCFLTNEAKPFKVGIIGAGPSALYCCKHLLKHERVKVDIFEKLPNPYGLIRYGVAPDHIHVKNTYRTFDLVFSSPNYRFFGNVHVGVDLKMEELRRHYNCVIFCCGASEVSIPIGQQDEDKAVSGGETNPRKQNGLFHARDLIYFYNNMYNDVRCRAVENYLKSFENFTTCIIIGNGNVSLDIARILVKSPNHLSKTDISSDYLKVMKQHKIKHIYIVGRRGFWQSSFTNAELRELISLENTKVILSKKNYDLCCHLKSDEANTNMKKRQHEIFQKMVKNYEEVEKNKEFYKTYKIIEFIFYFEIRQIRPIDGAMKNVELELNRNVPMSFSSFKENKVLVTPLVIFATGFKKSNFAENLYNQSVQMFREDIGQHKFAIFKAGWFDKGPKGNIASQILNSKNSTHLVLNFLQKVDSFFDNDISSLLQEKQIPYVSFDDWTYLHQMEKQMGAQQNKIAQKFSQTGEVLRVLKGRMGKSR is encoded by the coding sequence ATGAATTGGCGCAACTTCCTCTGCAGCCCTGCACAGCGCACGAGAGCAAGAGGGTGGCACCTCGGGGGGAAACTCCCCTTCACGGGAAAGTGCTTCCTCACCAATGAAGCCAAACCGTTTAAGGTGGGAATCATTGGAGCAGGCCCGTCGGCGCTCTACTGCTGCAAGCATTTGCTAAAACATGAAAGAGTTAAAGTTGACATTTTTGAGAAGCTACCCAACCCGTATGGTCTCATCAGATATGGAGTGGCCCCCGACCACATTCATGTGAAGAATACCTACAGAACGTTTGACCTCGTTTTTTCAAGCCCCAATTACAgattttttggaaatgtgCATGTAGGGGTGgacttaaaaatggaagaactTCGACGCCACTACAACtgtgtcattttttgttgCGGAGCGTCTGAAGTGTCGATTCCCATTGGGCAGCAGGATGAGGATAAAGCGGTTAGCGGGGGAGAAACAAATCCCCGAAAGCAGAACGGCCTTTTCCATGCGAGGGACCTCATCTACTTTTACAACAACATGTACAACGACGTGCGATGCAGAGCAGTGGAGAATTACCTAAAATCGTTCGAAAATTTCACCACCTGCATCATCATAGGGAATGGGAATGTATCTCTTGACATAGCACGCATATTGGTAAAATCCCCCAACCATTTAAGCAAAACAGACATCAGCAGTGACTACCTGAAGGTGATGAAGCAACACAAAATTAAACACATTTACATTGTTGGGCGCAGGGGATTCTGGCAGTCATCCTTTACCAATGCAGAACTGAGGGAATTAATTTCGTTAGAGAATACCAAAGttattttaagcaaaaaaaattatgacctTTGTTGCCATTTAAAAAGTGATGAGGCAAAtacaaatatgaaaaaaaggcaacatgaaatttttcaaaaaatggtaaaaaattacgaggaggtggaaaaaaataaagagttttacaaaacgtataaaattatagaattcattttttactttgaAATAAGGCAAATACGACCCATCGACGGTGCCATGAAGAATGTAGAACTGGAACTGAACAGAAATGTCCCCATGTCTTTTTCGTCttttaaagaaaacaaaGTTTTGGTAACTCCACTGGTCATCTTCGCTAcgggatttaaaaaaagcaatttcGCAGAAAATCTGTACAATCAGTCTGTTCAAATGTTTAGGGAAGATATAGGGCAGCACAAGTTTGCCATTTTCAAGGCAGGCTGGTTTGATAAAGGACCCAAGGGAAAtatagctagccaaattttGAATTCGAAAAATTCCACTCATCTCGTTTTAAACTTCCTCCAGAAAGTGGACTCCTTTTTTGACAATGACATTTCGAGCTTGTTACAGGAGAAGCAAATTCCTTATGTCTCCTTTGATGATTGGACTTACCTCCACCAGATGGAGAAACAAATGGGGGcgcagcaaaataaaattgcccAAAAGTTTTCCCAAACTGGGGAGGTCTTGCGTGTACTGAAGGGTAGAATGGGGAAAAGCCGCTGA
- a CDS encoding hypothetical protein (encoded by transcript PVX_092580A), which yields MKILRIDMLSTDSELSESNFYSDGQGKGLKRMEKKNTNWGLYNPGSDVDSDKEYFSDCFEAGTKELPNEGEFFNESDTPEEGKKCTLDNRAGDNRVGDNRAGDNGTEDSAACGHGDDDLTSDLENFQSFDLSASDVDYKRLGEKEKIFEQYKINIRTESDISFEEEKSFSHSIELSDNAEEVQSRPLHFYGEESNDKLLGSAERGEHSLDLRNDSESEVGERSDPFEGAEGLTRKIDDSNEEETEGERENHRKDEADVEEEPNEKQIDTGTDEQDGESESGNDTKFGETEKTVEASETSERGENFNYSNSNSKKEHVNKMSLTSEKRETITEGEDRPDGNHSFVLVGGVRDGNPSHRGADKAEKRGGEVKELDVAGKAGRVRDAERKPNRFHPQRNSPLFDYYSRGKNAQNGEWERNQDNQNTYELLSSSACEKSEMGDWLSSEPENGDGDGDDDEMNRDGGKYRHYQQQNFFAKERGPQCLSPHGKRNSLDKSGQHKIFLKSPQIRKQNFSEPPEQCRQSEKRNAPNSKADHYIYTCRQKSREGKNDFNYPNCYMPPKKPNLYGEKFYERRKMRAPRSVSKRSVGVQINLKAKKEYKKKGNTKSECYIPSSRRVKVKIPVFELKRVEIKNYDFDAVLVKDGRVVPRKKDPAREFLRAYISYVNER from the coding sequence ATGAAAATTCTTCGAATTGATATGTTGTCAACGGACAGCGAATTGAGCGAATCAAATTTTTACTCGGATGGCCAGGGGAAGGGCTTAAaaaggatggaaaaaaaaaatacgaattgGGGTTTGTACAACCCAGGCAGTGATGTAGACAGTGACAAGGAGTATTTTAGTGACTGTTTTGAAGCAGGCACCAAAGAGTTGCCGAATGagggggaattttttaacGAAAGTGACACCCCTGAGGAGGGTAAAAAGTGCACGCTTGACAATCGTGCAGGTGACAATCGTGTAGGTGACAACCGCGCAGGGGATAATGGCACAGAGGACAGTGCCGCATGCGGCCATGGAGACGACGACTTAACGAGCGATTTGGAAAACTTCCAAAGCTTCGACTTAAGCGCGTCCGACGTGGACTACAAAAGACttggggaaaaggaaaaaattttcgagcagtacaaaattaatataagaaCAGAATCGGACATATCttttgaggaagaaaaaagtttTAGCCACAGCATAGAACTAAGCGACAACGCAGAAGAGGTGCAAAGTAGGCCATTGCACTTTTATGGCGAAGAGTCGAATGACAAACTGTTAGGAAGTGCAGAAAGAGGGGAGCATTCTCTCGATCTAAGAAATGATTCTGAAAGTGAAGTGGGCGAAAGGAGTGACCCTTTTGAAGGGGCAGAGGGGTTAACCAGGAAGATAGATGATtcaaatgaggaggaaacagagggggagagggaaaatCACAGGAAGGACGAAGCGGACGTGGAAGAAGAgccaaatgaaaaacaaatagaCACAGGAACAGATGAGCAAGACGGAGAGAGTGAATCCGGGAATGACACAAAATTTGGCGAAACGGAGAAAACGGTGGAGGCGAGCGAAACATCGGAGAGGggcgaaaattttaattatagcAATAGTAActccaaaaaggaacacGTGAACAAAATGAGCTTAACCAGtgagaaaagggaaacgaTTACTGAGGGGGAGGACCGCCCAGATGGAAATCACTCATTTGTGCTTGTAGGGGGCGTAAGGGATGGGAACCCCTCACACAGGGGTGCAGATAAAGCGGAGAAGCGCGGTGGTGAAGTGAAAGAACTGGACGTGGCAGGAAAAGCGGGCCGTGTGCGAGACGCCGAAAGGAAGCCCAACCGATTCCATCCCCAAAgaaattcccccctttttgactATTACTCCAGGGGGAAGAACGCGCAAAATGGCGAATGGGAAAGAAACCAGGACAACCAAAATACGTACGAGCTGCTGAGCAGCAGCGCCTGCGAAAAGAGCGAGATGGGGGACTGGCTTAGCAGTGAGCCTGAAAATGGTGATGGGGATGGCGATGACGATGAAATGAACCGTGATGGTGGCAAATATAGGCACTATCAGCAGCAGAACTTTTTTGCCAAAGAGCGGGGCCCCCAATGTCTCTCCCCGCATGGGAAAAGAAACAGCCTGGACAAATCTGGCcaacataaaattttcttaaaatcaCCCCAAATTCGGAAGCAAAATTTTAGTGAGCCCCCTGAACAGTGCAggcaaagtgaaaaaagaaatgcaccTAACAGTAAGGCTGACCATTACATCTACACGTGCAGGCAGAAGAGTCGAGAAGGCAAAAACGACTTTAATTATCCTAATTGCTATATGCCTCCGAAGAAGCCAAATTTATACGGGGAAAAGTTTTATGAACGTAGGAAGATGAGAGCACCCAGAAGTGTGAGCAAGCGGTCGGTTGGCGTTCAGATAAATTTGAAAGCCAAAaaagaatacaaaaaaaaggggaacacgAAAAGCGAATGCTACATTCCAAGTTCCCGAAGGGTGAAGGTAAAAATACCCGTGTTCGAACTGAAACGGGTGGAGATAAAGAATTACGATTTTGATGCAGTTCTGGTGAAGGATGGACGGGTTGTTCCACGGAAAAAGGATCCCGCACGGGAATTTCTCCGGGCCTACATTTCGTACGTGAACGAGCGTTAG